The sequence CGGCAGAGGGGATAATCTTGCCGGTTGGAAAACTAGTTGTGGCAGAACAACTACCAAAGACAGACCCTCAAAAAGCTGTTCTTTTATCCTATAAAAACTCATATGAGAAAAATTTTGGACCTGTGTCAACATTCGGCGGCCATGCATACGATGCGTTTATGATGCTAAAAAAAGCTTTACAGAACAAGGCTAAAACAAAATCGCAGATTAGAGATGAATTAGAAAAGATAAAACACTTTGTAGGTATAACAGGTGTATTTAGTTATTCAAAAAAGGATCATGCAGGATTAGATCCAAGCGATTTCTGTATTGTAAAAATAGAAAATGGCAACTGGAAACTTATTGCTTATTAATCTTTAAGCTGTCCTTTTTAAGAAGGTATTTTTGAAAGATGCTTGCAGCCTTTTTTGGTTGCATCTTTGAGATTATTGCACCTGCCTGTCTTGGCCGCATAAACACCAAAATCTGTGCGGCCACATCCTCATTCATTTGAGATAGCTCCGCTGCGGCAGCCTGTGGCTTGGCAGATGAATATATCTGTGCAAGCTTCTTTATCTTCTGGTCTGCAATTTGTTTCTCTAAACTCTGAAGTTCCTTTTGTTTTTTTGCCAGGTAATCATCAACCTGTTTTTTTACACTTGCAAAATAATCATCTGCTTCTTTTTTCTTCTTCTTAGCATACTCATCGGCTTCTTTCTTTTGCTTATCTATATCTTTTCTCTCCTTATCAAGTTGCGCTTTTAATTTTTCAAGCGTTGAAATCTTTTTATTGATTAGCTGTTCTAAGCTCTTTAGTTCACTTATTCTCTCAACTATCGCACTTAAACTCTTACCCTCTTTTTCTTGAGCAAAACACGGATATACAATAAGACTAATTACCACCAAGCCTGCCATTAGCAGTCTTAATATTGGCGACCTCATCTAAGAACCTCATTTCATCTTTAGTTTGTTGGACCCTATAGTTTTGTAGTTCCTTTTCCTTCAATCTTTCAAGTTTCTTTTTCTCTTTCAGTAAAGCCTTAGCCTCTTCAATATATTCAACCTTCATCTTCTTTAAAGCTTCGATTTGGTTATTTAAATAGTCTATCGACTTAGATGCTTTATCTATATTCTCATTTAAAAAAAGCACCATATTCCTATCAACATTATCGCTTCTAAGTAGACTAAACAGCTTAACTCTTCTTTTTTGATTTTCATCCTCAAGCAATAATACCTCTTGTTTTTTTGAGTTTATCTCCTTATCAATTAGGGCTATCTGAGTTTGCTTTTCATCTAAAAGTCTGGATTTTATCTTTAAGAGTTTCTCAAATTTAAACACAAACATTAACTAAATATACCTCTCATAAGATTTAAGGTATCCTCAAAAGAAAAAGACTCTTCTATCTTTTGAGCTAAAAACCCTTCAACTTTATCTATGTATTTTATAGCCTCATCTATATCCTTATTGCTTCCTTTCACATAAGCACCTATATTTATCAAATCCTCTGCATCTGCATATACGGAAAGCACTTTTCTAATCTTCAAAGCCAATTCTTTATGCTCATCAGTTGTTATGGAACTCATCAACCTTGATATACTCCTAAGAACATCTACAGCAGGATATCTTCCTCTCTCTGCTATCTTTCTGGATAAAACTATATGGCCATCTAATATTGAACGCGATGCATCGGCTATAGGTTCCATTAAATCATCCCCATCCACCAATACTGTATAGATGGCAGTGATAGAGCCCTTATTGAAATTGCCTGCTCTTTCCATCAGACGTGGTAGGAGTGTAAAAACACTGGGCGTGTAGCCTTTTGTAGTTGGTGGTTCTCCAACAGCCAAACCAATCTCCCTCTGCGCCATAGCAAACCTCGTGGCAGAATCCATCATCAACATAACATTTGCCCCTCTATCTTTAAAAAATTCAGCAATAGAGGTGGCAACAAAAGCCCCTTCCCTTCTCAAAAGGGAAGCTTCATCACTGGTTGCAACTACAACAACGCTTCTTTTTAAACCCTCTTCTTTTAAATCTCTCTCTATAAATTCCCTAACTTCTCTTCCACGCTCACCTATTAGGGCTATAACATTGACATCTGCCGAACTATTTCTTGCTATCATTCCAAGGAGAGTACTTTTACCTACCCCACTACCCGCAAATATGCCTACACGCTGCCCCTTACCTATGGTTAACAGCCCATCAATGGCTTTAACACCCAAAGACAGAGGCTCTTTTATTATTTGCCTTTCCAATGGTGGAACAGGCTTTGGATAGACAGGATAGTATTCTTCAACAGGTATAGGACCTTTCCCATCAATAGGTCTACCAAGGGCATTTACAACCCTTCCAAGGAGTCTCTCACTAACCGGAACACTTAAACCCCTACCTTCAGATTTAACCAAGCTCAGCGACTTAACACCATCCAAAACACCTAAAGGCATCAATACAACCCCATCTTCATCAAAACCTACAACCTCTGAGTCTATCCACCCCTCATCTGTTTCTATTTTGCAAACATCACCTATCTTTACATTTTTAGGACCTGTAGATTTTATTGTAATACCCGCAACCTTCTTTATTCTTCCATATGTAACTATCAAATTTGAACCATCTATAACCCTTTTTAGCTTTAATATATCACTCATTGACTATTGAGTTCTTTATCTGATCAAGTTTTGTATTGACACTAGCATCTATAACGTTACCGTTTTCCTCTTCAATTATTACAGAGCCTCTCGAGAGGTTTTTATCTTCAACAACCTCTACTGTTTTGTTCTTATCTAAACTTACATCCTTCAAAACCTCTGCATCTTCAGGATTGAGTTTTAATTTTATCTTTCTGGCCTCGCTAAGCCCCATAGCCTCTCTAACCATATTTTTTATAATATCCCTATCTGAATCAAGTTCTTTGGCTATAACCTTCTTTGCTATATTAAGCACCATATCTGTTGCAACATTCTCAAGCTCCTCATAACGTTTAGATATATCTTTAGCTGTATCAATAAGTTTCTCTATAGCTTGCTGCATCTTCGAGGTATAATCAGCTACGGTTTTATCAAAGACACCTTTGGCATCATTAAGTCCTTTTTCGTAGCCATCCTTATAACCCAGCTCAAAGCCCTCTTTTTTGGCCTGTTCTTTTATAAGTTGTGCTTGTTTCAAAGCCTCTTCTTTTGTTGATTCTATTATAGCCTCAAGTTCTTTTTTTATGGCTTCTTTATCTAAAATAAGTTCTTCTTTTTTTACTTGTGCTTTAGAGGAAATATTATGGCCTTTCTTGTTGGATTCTTTGTCTTTTTGGGTATCTAATCGAGTTTCAAAGTGATTATTCTCTGTGCTATTATCTGCACCTTCACTTGAATCAAAATCCTCAAATATATATTCCTTAACCTCTATGGGCATTTAGGTTAACACCTCCTCTCCACCGCCACCTATGGAGATAACACCCTCTTCGTCGAGTTTACGTACCACATCAACAATAACCTTTTGTGCTCTCTCAACATCCTTAACCTTAACAGCACCCAAGAACTCAAGCTCTTCCTTCAGTGTCTCAGCTGCACGTGAGGACATATTGCTAAAGAATTTATCCTTAAGCTCATCCGATGCACCCTTAAGTGCCATAACAAGGTCTTTTTTATCCACATGCTTGAGCAATTCTTGGATATCTTGATCGCTGAGTTTCATAATATCCTCGAATACAAACATCATATCTCTGATTTGACTTGCAAGGTCAGGATTATGCTCGGCTATAGCATCGATTAAAGCCTTAGACTCTACCCTACCCATACGGTTAATGATCTCCGAAACCTTTCTAACACCGCCAAGTTCTATATTGGAACCACTAACATTTTCAAGCTTGCTTTCCAATATCTCGGAGACATGTTTAATAACCGTAGGTGATACATTTTCAAGAGAGGCCATTCTTAAAGTTACATCGGCCTGCAATTCCTTAGGCAAAAGGGATAACACTTCAGCTGCCGTTGACTGATCCAAATGAGCCAATATTATAGCTATGGTTTGAGGATGCTCATTTTGTATAAACTTAACAAGCTGTTTGGGATCTATATTCTCAAGATAGTCAAACCCATAACTTGATTCCATCATTTTCACAAGCTTGTCGATTATACGCTGAGCCTCTTCAGGACCCAAGGTCTTAACCAAAATTTCCTTAGCATACTCAAGTCCGCCTACGCTCATGAACTCCTTAGCTTTAAGCATTTTGTAAAACTCATCAACAACCTGCCTTATGATTTTGGGATCAACAGTCTTCATAAAGGCTATTTCCTTCGAGATAGCCTCAATATCAGATTTTGGAAGAAATGATAAAACTTTTGCAGATAGCTCATCCCCCAATACTATTGTAAGTATAGCTGCTTTCTGGTGAGGACTGAGGTCGTCTACGCTTTTTATATCGGAAGATGTCTTGGCCATATGTTACACCCCTATTGTTTTGGCTTAGCGCTGATTAAAGTCTTCAAAAGGTTAGCAATTTCTTCTGGATTCTCCTCTGCCGCCTCTCTTATCTTGTCTTCCATCATATTTGCCCTTATCTTTTCTTCATCCACAACACCTTCTTCGTCGAGCTTTGATGCTATCTCTTCTTCTATTTCCCTTATACTTTTACCTTTAACCTCATTTTCAGTTAGCTCCTCAGATGTAGTTTCAGCTGTTCCTTCTGTCTTTTTGGCTCTAACAGAAGAAACAGTCATCACATTCTTAATAAATTTACGCAAGAACAAAAAGTAAAACAATGCAAGTAAGAAAGCAACTAATGCATATTTATAATAGGATGCCAAATTAACAACCATATTACCACCGCCAAGCGAAACGTTTCCCATTTGTTTCTCTCCTGACATAGCAAACTTCATACATGTAACAGTAACCTTATCACCTCTTTTATTATCATAGCCAATAGCACTCATAACGGCCTGCTGGATAGTACTAATTGTATTTTGTGGTAAGGATTTAAACTTATATGAAACCACCTTTCCCTTTTTGTTTTTAACAGGTTCATATATACCATCAACAACAACGGCTGCAGATATTTTCTTTATCTTAATTAAAGGACCTTCCGTTATGGTCTCCGTTCTGCCTACATCGTAATTTGTAATGGTTTTGGATTTTGAACTTTTGGCTGTGCCAGATGCCGCTGCCGCGTTGGTTTTATTGTCTATATTAGATATAACCCCTGGCACACCACCGCTTGTAGGTGTAGTTGAGGTAGACTCTTCATTCTCCTCACTAACAACTACACTATTTGGATCATAAATAACGGATTTTTTCTTTATTTTACTAAGATCTAACTCCACATCAACGCTAACAACAAATTTATCCTTACCCAAAATAGGGGCAAGCATACTCTTTATTCTACTTTTATACCTCTGTTCAATAAATTGTTTATACTTAAGCTCATTAGCTGTAAGTAACTGCTCATCAGGTATATTTACAGATAATAAATTACCATCACTATCAACAATCGTAACATCCTTGTATGAAAGTCCTGGAACAGCCGATGCGACCAGCTTCTGTATAGCTACAATCTGCTGCCTTGTTAGAGGCTTGTACAAATCAAGCACTATACTTGCCGTAGGTGGTTGTTGACTCTCCGTAAATATTGTAGGTTTTGGAATAGCTATATTAACCTTAGCCGATTTTATCTCATTTATATTTGCAATAGTCCTTGTAAGTTCACCTTCAAGAGCCCGTATGTAGTTAATATTCTCGACAAAATTAGTTGTACTGAAATTCTGCTTATCAAATATCTCAAAACCAACAACCCCATGCTTTGGAAGCCCTGCCGCAACAAGATCAAGCCTAAGACTATAAACCATATCTTTTGGCACCTCTATAACCGTACCACCATTTATGAGTTTATACTTTACCCCATGTTGATTAAGATATGTAACTATATCAGACGCATCTTTGGCATTGAGATTTGTAAATAGAGGAGCATACGCAACCTTTGATGATGCAATTAAAATAAAAAGAATTCCCGCAACAAGCACACCAACAGAGCTAAATAGAATTATCCTCTGTTGACGATTCATAGTATTATAAAACTTCTTAACCTGTTCCAAAAACAATTTAAAGTTCATGCTAAGACAATATAATAAAAACGGTTAATTTAGCAACAAAAAACTATACTTGCATGCGCATTACTTCTTTGTAGGCCTCTATAGCTTTGTTGCGGATCTCTGTAAGGAGTTTTAACGATACATCGGCCTTTTCTATGGCCATAACGGCATCCTGTATGTTTTCCATCTTACCTGAGGCTATATCTTTAATAGATTCATCAGCTTTATTTTGTAACTTATTTACTTCATCGAGAGATTTCTTTAGTATATCTGCAAATGAATCCCCTTCTGGTTTTTCTGCCTTGGGATTGTTATCTATTTGGCTATTATCTATAGGTTTTAATACTACATCTTTTATATCCATACTACATCCATAATAACCCGCTTTTTAGTCTTTTTCAAGCCCTTAATATACCTAAAGCAGCTTGAATTGTTTGCTTTGCCGAATCTATTACCGATGCATTAGCCTGATATGTTCTCATTGCATCTATTAGGTTTGTCATCTCTATAACTGGGTTAATGTTGGGATATGCTACATAACCATCTTTATTGGCAAGAGGATTCGATGGGTCATAAACTAACTTTGGAGGCGTATCATCCCTGATAATATCAGCTACTTGCACTTTTTTAAGTACATCAGAAAACTTTGAATATCCAATAGCCTCAAAAACAACATCTCTTCTCTTATAAGGACCACCTTCTGGTGTTCTTACTGTATCGGCGTTAGCTATATTTGAAGATATTATATTCATCCTTAAACGCTGGGCACTCATACCACTTGAGGCTATATTCATACTATCAAATATGCTCATCTACCCCCCCTATGCATTTCTTGTTGATGAGATTATATCTTTATACTCGTTAAACTTATAACGCTCAAAAGCTGTTAATGTGTTGATAATCAATGTGTTTTTGGCAAGGTAGGTCAACTCTTTATCCAACTTCACGTTGTTCTGGTCATTTTTGACCAAATAATCATCAACATCTTTTTTTACTATGTAATCTAAATCCTCTTTAGGCTTTATATGCTTTTCATTATCTACTTTAAGCTTCAAATCGTTCTGTCTTAGTTTTAATATGTCATTAAACGGTATATGCTTAGCCTTATAATTGGGAGTATCCGCATTTGCTATATTGCTTGCTATAAGATCCTGCCTTAAGTTGGCAACATCTAAACCGTATTTTAAATAGTTAAAAGTAGAATCATTTAGAAAAACCATACAACACCTCCAATATTTTGTTAGCAAAAAATATTCCACAAGCATAAAAATGGAATTAACCACTTCAAATGTTACATGAATTACTCATTGACCTTGGCTATGAATTATTATAGAATTAAAAACTATGGGGGAGGCAGATAAATTACTTATAAAAGCCTTAGAGTTATCAAATAAGATAATAAAAGGAGACTACAAGAAGCATAATTGGAAGCTTATCTTAGATAGTATTGCCCAGTTATGCGGAGTTGACGGTGCATTTATAGGATTCTGGTATGGTGGATCTATTAAATTCAAATACTCTTCGTTTTTTATGGCAAAAAACTATCCAAAGCGTATATATCCACAACTTTATGAAGTGCCACTTGAATCAAGAAAAGAGTTTTATAAAAAACTAAAAAAAGACGGCTTTCTGATAATAAACGATTATCAGAACTACCCTCTGGCTTTAAAATCCTGGCTTGATATAGGGTTAAAATCGTTGCTTGCTGTCCTAATAAAAAGCGATGAACACATATTCGGTTCACTACACTTAATAAGCCTTAAAAAAATAAAGGATTTCTCGGAAGATGAGGTAAAAATATTAAAAACAATAGCCGATACAATAGCATCAGAACTTCAAAAAGAGGTGTACATAAAACAAATAGAAATAGAAAAAGAAAAAAACAAAAAGCAACTTGAGTTATTCAAGCTAATAGATTCAAGAACAAATCAACATTTCTCGGTAAATCTCATAGCTGAAGCCTTAAAAAAGATAAAAGAAATTGCTCATGCAGATATGATGTGCTTTCTTTTTGCTTCAGAAAACCTCTACATAACATTAAACGATAAAGTAGAAATAGGTGATATAGAGGCAAGTAAAAAGAATATGATATACAGCATATGGAAAAACAACACAAAAACTGTTTCTCAGAGTTGCTCGACCGATAAAAACTACCCAAAGCATTGTATATATATACCAATTTTATCTAACAACAAAATAGTAGGTGTGTTTGGATTCGGTTTTACAGAAGAACCTCCGCATGAATTCAAAGAAGAACTTGAAACATTTCAAAATGCTTTAGCCCATTTTATTTCAATAATCTATACATACAAGACAATCCGCTCTGTTTTCAGTGAATTGTCTGATACAGAAGAGGGGCTTATACAGGCGTTTGTCTACTCAACAGAGGCAAAGGATATTTACACAAGGGGACACTCAGAACATGTAGCAACATACTCAAAACTTATAGCAAGAAAATTAGGTCTCGATATGTATCAACAGGAGATGATGTATAACGCTGGGTTGTTGCACGATATAGGTAAAATCGGTATACCCGATGCAATACTACTAAAACCAAGCAAATTAACACCATTTGAATTTGAAATAATGAAGTATCATCCTGTAATATCATACGAAATTGTCAAAAATGTCCCAAAGTTTAAAGGTATCGCCAAGTGTATAAGACACCATCACGAAAAAATGGACGGTAGCGGTTACCCAGACGGCTTAAAAGAGCCTCAAATAGAATTGGGGGCAAGAATATTAACAATAGCAGACATATTCGACGCTTTAACGACAGATAGGCCTTATAGAAAAGCCTTAACACCAGAAAAAGCCATAGAAATATTAAAAAAAGAAAAGGTTGACCAAAATATCTTATCAAAAGTAGAAGATGTCTTAAAGAAGGGCTTTATAAAAGAGGCAGAATATAAAAGTACATTCATACCAGAAAAAATAGAACATCTGCGTAAACATATTGCAGAACTCGACTATATGACAGGGCTAAAAAGAAGAAGTTATCTCATAAGGGCTATGGATAACTTCATCAAGGAAAACAAGCCCTTTATCTTGTTCATGGTTGATATAAAAAATACAGCATACATAAACCATAGATACGGTAGAGATGTAGGAGATAAAATAATACTCTTCGTTGCAGATGAACTTAAAAAAATTCTAAAAAAAGAAGCATTGGCCCGAACATCTGCCGATGCCTTTATGTTTATGTACACAGGAGATGATGCAGAAAGCTTTCAAAACATCATATCAAATCAACTAAAAAATGGAATACTGCAGAAGATAAAAGATAAAAACTGCATAATAGACGAAAATGAAGCAAAAAACATAATAGGATGCTACATAACCTACTCAAAATTTCCTCAAGACGGTAAAACGGCTGATGAACTAATGTATATATGCTCATCAAAAAACGCAAAGAAGCAATAAAGTATTATGCTGAGTTTTACTCTAAGAAAAAAAGCTGAACTCATACCAACATTCTTTGGCATAACCTTCATTATATTCATAATAATCCACCTCTCTCCGGGCAATCCAGTCAATGCAACAGGCGGATTTAACCCAAATGTAAGCTATGAGTCTTTAAAAAACATGGAAAAGATTTACCATCTAAATGAGCCAGTTTATGTCCAATACTGGGAGTGGTTGAAGTCTTTAGTTAGGCTTGATTTTGGCTATAGCTTAATAGATGGTGTAAGCGTCTCAAAAAAAATTTTAAGCAGTCTACCTATAACACTTCTCATAAATATTGTAGTGTTAGTTTTGTCAATTTCAATTTCAATTCCTATAGGCATAATTGGAGCAGCCAAAAAGGACTCATGGATTG comes from Hippea maritima DSM 10411 and encodes:
- a CDS encoding MotE family protein; this translates as MRSPILRLLMAGLVVISLIVYPCFAQEKEGKSLSAIVERISELKSLEQLINKKISTLEKLKAQLDKERKDIDKQKKEADEYAKKKKKEADDYFASVKKQVDDYLAKKQKELQSLEKQIADQKIKKLAQIYSSAKPQAAAAELSQMNEDVAAQILVFMRPRQAGAIISKMQPKKAASIFQKYLLKKDSLKINKQ
- a CDS encoding flagellar export protein FliJ, translated to MFVFKFEKLLKIKSRLLDEKQTQIALIDKEINSKKQEVLLLEDENQKRRVKLFSLLRSDNVDRNMVLFLNENIDKASKSIDYLNNQIEALKKMKVEYIEEAKALLKEKKKLERLKEKELQNYRVQQTKDEMRFLDEVANIKTANGRLGGN
- the fliI gene encoding flagellar protein export ATPase FliI yields the protein MSDILKLKRVIDGSNLIVTYGRIKKVAGITIKSTGPKNVKIGDVCKIETDEGWIDSEVVGFDEDGVVLMPLGVLDGVKSLSLVKSEGRGLSVPVSERLLGRVVNALGRPIDGKGPIPVEEYYPVYPKPVPPLERQIIKEPLSLGVKAIDGLLTIGKGQRVGIFAGSGVGKSTLLGMIARNSSADVNVIALIGERGREVREFIERDLKEEGLKRSVVVVATSDEASLLRREGAFVATSIAEFFKDRGANVMLMMDSATRFAMAQREIGLAVGEPPTTKGYTPSVFTLLPRLMERAGNFNKGSITAIYTVLVDGDDLMEPIADASRSILDGHIVLSRKIAERGRYPAVDVLRSISRLMSSITTDEHKELALKIRKVLSVYADAEDLINIGAYVKGSNKDIDEAIKYIDKVEGFLAQKIEESFSFEDTLNLMRGIFS
- a CDS encoding FliH/SctL family protein — protein: MPIEVKEYIFEDFDSSEGADNSTENNHFETRLDTQKDKESNKKGHNISSKAQVKKEELILDKEAIKKELEAIIESTKEEALKQAQLIKEQAKKEGFELGYKDGYEKGLNDAKGVFDKTVADYTSKMQQAIEKLIDTAKDISKRYEELENVATDMVLNIAKKVIAKELDSDRDIIKNMVREAMGLSEARKIKLKLNPEDAEVLKDVSLDKNKTVEVVEDKNLSRGSVIIEEENGNVIDASVNTKLDQIKNSIVNE
- the fliG gene encoding flagellar motor switch protein FliG; translated protein: MAKTSSDIKSVDDLSPHQKAAILTIVLGDELSAKVLSFLPKSDIEAISKEIAFMKTVDPKIIRQVVDEFYKMLKAKEFMSVGGLEYAKEILVKTLGPEEAQRIIDKLVKMMESSYGFDYLENIDPKQLVKFIQNEHPQTIAIILAHLDQSTAAEVLSLLPKELQADVTLRMASLENVSPTVIKHVSEILESKLENVSGSNIELGGVRKVSEIINRMGRVESKALIDAIAEHNPDLASQIRDMMFVFEDIMKLSDQDIQELLKHVDKKDLVMALKGASDELKDKFFSNMSSRAAETLKEELEFLGAVKVKDVERAQKVIVDVVRKLDEEGVISIGGGGEEVLT
- the fliF gene encoding flagellar basal-body MS-ring/collar protein FliF; this translates as MNFKLFLEQVKKFYNTMNRQQRIILFSSVGVLVAGILFILIASSKVAYAPLFTNLNAKDASDIVTYLNQHGVKYKLINGGTVIEVPKDMVYSLRLDLVAAGLPKHGVVGFEIFDKQNFSTTNFVENINYIRALEGELTRTIANINEIKSAKVNIAIPKPTIFTESQQPPTASIVLDLYKPLTRQQIVAIQKLVASAVPGLSYKDVTIVDSDGNLLSVNIPDEQLLTANELKYKQFIEQRYKSRIKSMLAPILGKDKFVVSVDVELDLSKIKKKSVIYDPNSVVVSEENEESTSTTPTSGGVPGVISNIDNKTNAAAASGTAKSSKSKTITNYDVGRTETITEGPLIKIKKISAAVVVDGIYEPVKNKKGKVVSYKFKSLPQNTISTIQQAVMSAIGYDNKRGDKVTVTCMKFAMSGEKQMGNVSLGGGNMVVNLASYYKYALVAFLLALFYFLFLRKFIKNVMTVSSVRAKKTEGTAETTSEELTENEVKGKSIREIEEEIASKLDEEGVVDEEKIRANMMEDKIREAAEENPEEIANLLKTLISAKPKQ
- the fliE gene encoding flagellar hook-basal body complex protein FliE; amino-acid sequence: MDIKDVVLKPIDNSQIDNNPKAEKPEGDSFADILKKSLDEVNKLQNKADESIKDIASGKMENIQDAVMAIEKADVSLKLLTEIRNKAIEAYKEVMRMQV
- the flgC gene encoding flagellar basal body rod protein FlgC, whose protein sequence is MSIFDSMNIASSGMSAQRLRMNIISSNIANADTVRTPEGGPYKRRDVVFEAIGYSKFSDVLKKVQVADIIRDDTPPKLVYDPSNPLANKDGYVAYPNINPVIEMTNLIDAMRTYQANASVIDSAKQTIQAALGILRA
- the flgB gene encoding flagellar basal body rod protein FlgB, which gives rise to MVFLNDSTFNYLKYGLDVANLRQDLIASNIANADTPNYKAKHIPFNDILKLRQNDLKLKVDNEKHIKPKEDLDYIVKKDVDDYLVKNDQNNVKLDKELTYLAKNTLIINTLTAFERYKFNEYKDIISSTRNA
- a CDS encoding HD domain-containing phosphohydrolase, giving the protein MGEADKLLIKALELSNKIIKGDYKKHNWKLILDSIAQLCGVDGAFIGFWYGGSIKFKYSSFFMAKNYPKRIYPQLYEVPLESRKEFYKKLKKDGFLIINDYQNYPLALKSWLDIGLKSLLAVLIKSDEHIFGSLHLISLKKIKDFSEDEVKILKTIADTIASELQKEVYIKQIEIEKEKNKKQLELFKLIDSRTNQHFSVNLIAEALKKIKEIAHADMMCFLFASENLYITLNDKVEIGDIEASKKNMIYSIWKNNTKTVSQSCSTDKNYPKHCIYIPILSNNKIVGVFGFGFTEEPPHEFKEELETFQNALAHFISIIYTYKTIRSVFSELSDTEEGLIQAFVYSTEAKDIYTRGHSEHVATYSKLIARKLGLDMYQQEMMYNAGLLHDIGKIGIPDAILLKPSKLTPFEFEIMKYHPVISYEIVKNVPKFKGIAKCIRHHHEKMDGSGYPDGLKEPQIELGARILTIADIFDALTTDRPYRKALTPEKAIEILKKEKVDQNILSKVEDVLKKGFIKEAEYKSTFIPEKIEHLRKHIAELDYMTGLKRRSYLIRAMDNFIKENKPFILFMVDIKNTAYINHRYGRDVGDKIILFVADELKKILKKEALARTSADAFMFMYTGDDAESFQNIISNQLKNGILQKIKDKNCIIDENEAKNIIGCYITYSKFPQDGKTADELMYICSSKNAKKQ